The Streptosporangiales bacterium DNA segment CGCGGCTACGTGAAGGCCTGATGAGGAAGAGAGTGGCTGTGAACTCGACCGACCCCCCAGTGCGGTCAACCCTGTCGTGACCGGGTGCGCGCCCAAAGAACCGTCCGCGGAGCGGCCGTTCCCCTGATCGTCATCTGTCAGCGTGCGGTGGTGTGGCGGGTAGTTGCACCATGACGCGGAGCCCGCCGCCGGGGCGGGGGGTGAGGGTGAGGGTTCCGTCGTGTGCTTGGGTGATGCTGTTGACGATGGCCAGGCCGAGGCCGACACCCGCGTGGTCGGTGCGTATCCGTTCGGTGCCGCGTTGAAACGGCTCGACAAGCGTGGAAACCAATTGTGGGGCGAGCTTCTTGCCGGTGTTCTCGACGGTGAGCACCACGGTCTTGGCGTGAACGGTGGTCGTGACCCACACGGTGCCCTGGTCGGGCAGGTTGTGGACGATCGCGTTGTGCACGAGGTTCGTCGTCAGCTGCATCAGGAGCGCGCCTGAGCCGAGGGCGGGGGTCATGTCGCCGGAGGTCTCGATGGTGAGGCCGCGTTTTTCTGCGAGGGGGAGGAGCGTTTCAGTGGCCTCTTCCGCTATCAGGGACAGGTCGAGGTGTTCTCGGGTGAACGACCGTCGGTCGGCGCGGCTGAGCAGCAGCAGTGCTTCGGTGAGGTCGATCGCTCGGGTGTTGACGAAATGGAGGCGTTCGACGAGCTCGCCGGTGTGGCGGTGCGGATCGTTGCGGGCCACGTCGAGAAGTGTCTGCGTGATCGCCAGTGGGGTGCGCAGTTCATGGGAGGCGTTGGCTGCGAATCTCTGCTGTTCGGCGACGTGCGCTTCGAGCCGCGCGAGCATCGCGTCGAAGGCGTCGGCGAATTCGCGGAACTCATCTCTGCGGCCCGGTAGCCGTACTCGGTGGGAGAGTGATCCGTCCGCGGCCATGCGTGTGGCGTCGGTGATGCGAGCCAGCGGGGCGAGCATCCGGCCGGCGAGAAGCCACCCTCCCGTCAGACCGAACACCAGCAGGAACACCAGCACGACGGCCGCCACTTGGCCGAAGGCTCGCTGGGTGCCGGAGCGGCCTGGCGCGAACGCCCCGCCGATGCCAAGTCTGTTCAATCTGACGAACCCAGAGTCGGGAAAGTATCGGAGGAGGACCAGCCACAGGGCGAGCAGCAAGGCACCTGCGAGCACGAGGAATCCGGCGTAGCTGAGAGTGAGTTTGAGGCGAACGCTCAAA contains these protein-coding regions:
- a CDS encoding HAMP domain-containing protein; amino-acid sequence: MDRAPGLSVRLKLTLSYAGFLVLAGALLLALWLVLLRYFPDSGFVRLNRLGIGGAFAPGRSGTQRAFGQVAAVVLVFLLVFGLTGGWLLAGRMLAPLARITDATRMAADGSLSHRVRLPGRRDEFREFADAFDAMLARLEAHVAEQQRFAANASHELRTPLAITQTLLDVARNDPHRHTGELVERLHFVNTRAIDLTEALLLLSRADRRSFTREHLDLSLIAEEATETLLPLAEKRGLTIETSGDMTPALGSGALLMQLTTNLVHNAIVHNLPDQGTVWVTTTVHAKTVVLTVENTGKKLAPQLVSTLVEPFQRGTERIRTDHAGVGLGLAIVNSITQAHDGTLTLTPRPGGGLRVMVQLPATPPHADR